The following proteins come from a genomic window of Triticum aestivum cultivar Chinese Spring chromosome 6A, IWGSC CS RefSeq v2.1, whole genome shotgun sequence:
- the LOC123131734 gene encoding glycerol-3-phosphate 2-O-acyltransferase 6 — MAPRATTAMSRFPPVSSYDAAARERRTAASDLDGTLLASSSAFPYYFLVALEAGGYLRALALLLLAPFILLLYTAFSEPAAIGLLVFATFAGLRVRDVEAVARGVLPRHYAAGVRADSWEVFRGCGAGRRVVVTASPAVMVAPFVREFLGAEVAGTELGTCCGRFTGLISGGVLVAGRKREVVERLFAGGDMPDVGLGDRESDHDFMAICKEAYMVPTDKRAPRAAADALLSRVVFHDGRLVRRPDPAHALFALAYLPVGFALAVLRVLISLPVPPHLVRHTYRLTGIRLAVRGTPPPAPRGGSPGSLLVCNHRTALDPIIVAVALGRPVTCVTYSVSRVSTAISPIPAVALARDREADAARIAELLASGRDVVVCPEGTTCREPCLLRFSALFAELTDRIVPVALEAAQSTYYGSTATGWKAMDPWFFYMNPRPGYKVTFLPALRPEETCGGGGRSAVDVANHVQAVIAKELGYRCTALTRKDKYMKLTGNDGTVAAAGDDGKKFA; from the exons ATGGCGCCGCGCGCAACGACGGCGATGAGCAGGTTCCCGCCGGTGTCTTCCTACGACGCGGCGGCGCGCGAGCGCCGCACCGCTGCCTCCGACCTGGACGGCACCCTGCTGGCCTCCTCCTCGGCGTTCCCCTACTACTTCCTCGTGGCGCTCGAGGCGGGCGGGTACCTCCGGGCCctcgcgctgctcctcctcgcGCCGTTCATCCTGCTCCTCTACACCGCCTTCTCCGAGCCGGCCGCcatcgggctgctcgtcttcgcgaCGTTCGCGGGGCTCCGTGTGCGCGACGTGGAGGCCGTGGCGAGGGGCGTCCTCCCGCGGCACTACGCCGCCGGGGTGCGCGCCGACTCGTGGGAGGTGTTCCGGGGGTGCGGCGCGGGCAGGCGGGTCGTGGTCACCGCGTCGCCGGCGGTCATGGTCGCCCCGTTCGTGCGCGAGTTCCTGGGGGCCGAGGTGGCCGGGACGGAGCTCGGGACCTGCTGCGGGCGCTTCACGGGGCTCATCAGCGGCGGGGTGCTCGTCGCTGGGAGGAAGAGGGAGGTCGTGGAGCGGCTGTTTGCCGGCGGGGACATGCCGGACGTCGGTCTCGGCGACCGCGAGAGCGACCACGACTTCATGGCCATCTGCAAG GAAGCGTACATGGTGCCCACGGACAAGCGCGCACCACGGGCCGCCGCCGACGCGCTGCTGTCCCGCGTCGTGTTCCACGACGGCCGCCTGGTCCGCCGCCCAGACCCGGCGCACGCGCTCTTCGCGCTGGCCTACCTTCCCGTTGGCTTCGCCCTGGCCGTGCTCCGCGTCCTCATCAGCCTCCCCGTCCCGCCGCACCTCGTGCGCCACACGTACCGACTGACCGGCATCCGGCTCGCCGTGCGGGGCACGCCCCCGCCGGCGCCGCGCGGGGGGTCCCCGGGCTCCCTCCTCGTCTGCAACCACCGCACGGCGCTGGACCCCATCATCGTGGCCGTGGCGCTGGGGCGGCCGGTGACGTGCGTGACCTACAGCGTGAGCCGGGTGTCGACGGCCATCTCGCCGATCCCGGCGGTGGCGCTGGCGCGGGACCGGGAGGCCGACGCGGCGCGCATCGCGGAGCTGCTGGCCTCCGGGCGCGACGTGGTGGTGTGCCCGGAGGGGACGACGTGCCGTGAGCCCTGCCTGCTGCGGTTCTCGGCGCTCTTCGCGGAGCTGACGGACCGGATCGTGCCGGTGGCGCTGGAGGCGGCGCAGTCGACCTACTACGGGTCGACGGCGACGGGGTGGAAGGCCATGGACCCGTGGTTCTTCTACATGAACCCGCGGCCCGGGTACAAGGTGACGTTCCTGCCGGCGCTGCGGCCCGAGGagacgtgcggcggcggcgggaggagcgcCGTCGACGTGGCCAACCACGTGCAGGCGGTGATCGCCAAGGAGCTTGGGTACCGGTGCACCGCGCTCACCAGGAAGGACAAGTACATGAAGCTCACTGGCAACGACGGCAcagtcgccgccgccggcgacgacggCAAGAAGTTTGCGTAA